A window from Theropithecus gelada isolate Dixy chromosome 1, Tgel_1.0, whole genome shotgun sequence encodes these proteins:
- the CORT gene encoding cortistatin: protein MPLPPGLLLLLLSGATATAALPLEGSPTGPDSEHMQEAAGIRKSSLLTFLAWWFEWTSQASAGPLIGEEAREVARRQEGAPPQQSARRDRTPCKNFFWKTFSSCK, encoded by the exons ATGCCGTTGCCCCCtggcctcctgctgctgctgctctctgGGGCCACGGCCACCGCCGCCCTGCCCCTGGAGGGCAGCCCCACTGGCCCAGACAGCGAG CATATGCAGGAAGCGGCAGGAATAAGGAAAAGCAGCCTCCTGACTTTCCTCGCTTGGTGGTTTGAGTGGACCTCCCAGGCCAGTGCCGGGCCCCTCATAGGAGAGGAAGCCAGGGAGGTGGCCAGGCGGCAGGAAGGCGCACCCCCCCAGCAATCCGCACGCCGGGACAGAACGCCCTGCAAGAACTTCTTCTGGAAGACCTTCTCCTCCTGCAAATAA
- the DFFA gene encoding DNA fragmentation factor subunit alpha isoform X1, producing the protein MEVSGDAGVPESGEIRTLKPCLLRRNHSREQHGVAASCLEDLRSKACDILAIDKSLTPVTLVLAEDGTIVDDDDYFLCLPSNTKFVALANNEKWAYNNSDGGTAWISQESFDVDETDRGAGLKWKNVARQLKEDLSSIILLSEEDLQMLVDAPCADLAQELLQSCATVQQLQHTLQQVLDQREEVRQSKQLLQLYLEALEKEGSLLSKQEESKAALGEEADAVDTGISRETSSDVTLASHILTALREKPAPELSLSSQDLELVTREDPKALAVALNWDIRKTETVQEACERELALRLQQMQSLHSLRSISARKASPPGERQNPKRAKQEPT; encoded by the exons ATGGAAGTGTCCGGGGACGCCGGGGTACCAGAATCTGGCGAGATCCGGACTCTAAAGCCGTGTCTGCTGCGCCGCAACCACAGCCGCGAACAGCACGGCGTGGCCGCCTCCTGCCTCGAAGACCTGAGGAGCAAGG ccTGTGACATTCTGGCCATTGATAAGTCCCTGACACCAGTCACCCTGGTCCTGGCAGAGGATGGCACCATAGTGGATGATGACGATTACTTTCTGTGTCTACCTTCCAATACTAAGTTTGTGGCGTTGGCCAATAATGAGAAATGGGCCTACAACAATTCAG ATGGAGGTACAGCTTGGATTTCCCAAGAGTCCTTTGATGTAGATGAAACAGACAGGGGAGCAGGGTTGAAGTGGAAGAATGTGGCCAGGCAGCTGAAAGAAGATCTGTCCAGCATCATCCTCCTATCAGAGGAAGACCTCCAG atgctTGTTGACGCTCCCTGCGCAGACCTGGCTCAGGAACTACTCCAGAGTTGTGCCACTGTCCAGCAGCTGCAGCACACACTCCAACAAGTGCTTGACCAAAGAGAGGAAGTGCGTCAGTCCAAGCAGCTCCTGCAGCTGTACCTCGAGGCTTTGGAGAAAGAGGGCAGCCTCTTGTCAAAGCAGGAAG AGTCCAAAGCTGCCTTGGGTGAGGAGGCAGATGCAGTAGACACGGGTATCAGCAGAGAGACCTCCTCGGACGTCACGCTGGCGAGCCACATCCTTACTGCACTGAGGGAGAAGCCGGCTCCAGAGCTGAGCTTATCTAGTCAGGATTTGGAG TTGGTTACCAGGGAAGACCCCAAAGCACTGGCTGTTGCTTTGAACTGGGACATAAGGAAGACGGAGACTGTTCAAGAGGCCTGTGAGCGGGAGCTCGCCCTGCGCCTGCAGCAGATGCAGAGCTTGCATTCCCTCCGGAGCATCTCGGCAAGGAAGGCCTCACCACCTGGAGAACGGCAGAATCCTAAGCGAGCCAAACAGGAGCCCACATAG
- the DFFA gene encoding DNA fragmentation factor subunit alpha isoform X2: MEVSGDAGVPESGEIRTLKPCLLRRNHSREQHGVAASCLEDLRSKDGGTAWISQESFDVDETDRGAGLKWKNVARQLKEDLSSIILLSEEDLQMLVDAPCADLAQELLQSCATVQQLQHTLQQVLDQREEVRQSKQLLQLYLEALEKEGSLLSKQEESKAALGEEADAVDTGISRETSSDVTLASHILTALREKPAPELSLSSQDLELVTREDPKALAVALNWDIRKTETVQEACERELALRLQQMQSLHSLRSISARKASPPGERQNPKRAKQEPT, translated from the exons ATGGAAGTGTCCGGGGACGCCGGGGTACCAGAATCTGGCGAGATCCGGACTCTAAAGCCGTGTCTGCTGCGCCGCAACCACAGCCGCGAACAGCACGGCGTGGCCGCCTCCTGCCTCGAAGACCTGAGGAGCAAGG ATGGAGGTACAGCTTGGATTTCCCAAGAGTCCTTTGATGTAGATGAAACAGACAGGGGAGCAGGGTTGAAGTGGAAGAATGTGGCCAGGCAGCTGAAAGAAGATCTGTCCAGCATCATCCTCCTATCAGAGGAAGACCTCCAG atgctTGTTGACGCTCCCTGCGCAGACCTGGCTCAGGAACTACTCCAGAGTTGTGCCACTGTCCAGCAGCTGCAGCACACACTCCAACAAGTGCTTGACCAAAGAGAGGAAGTGCGTCAGTCCAAGCAGCTCCTGCAGCTGTACCTCGAGGCTTTGGAGAAAGAGGGCAGCCTCTTGTCAAAGCAGGAAG AGTCCAAAGCTGCCTTGGGTGAGGAGGCAGATGCAGTAGACACGGGTATCAGCAGAGAGACCTCCTCGGACGTCACGCTGGCGAGCCACATCCTTACTGCACTGAGGGAGAAGCCGGCTCCAGAGCTGAGCTTATCTAGTCAGGATTTGGAG TTGGTTACCAGGGAAGACCCCAAAGCACTGGCTGTTGCTTTGAACTGGGACATAAGGAAGACGGAGACTGTTCAAGAGGCCTGTGAGCGGGAGCTCGCCCTGCGCCTGCAGCAGATGCAGAGCTTGCATTCCCTCCGGAGCATCTCGGCAAGGAAGGCCTCACCACCTGGAGAACGGCAGAATCCTAAGCGAGCCAAACAGGAGCCCACATAG